Proteins encoded by one window of Candidatus Bathyarchaeota archaeon:
- a CDS encoding HAD family hydrolase, with protein MQFKAVIFDLGDTLILTDRWDYDKCLARLVKSLQNDNVKLSASSEQFRRVYFEVRHQMYIRSEQSLKEVDFRLRIAETLKKFNHNFTHESPTVTRAVEAFLEAFIEDVRMEAHIRPLLTQLKKKSKLGLVSNFAYAPGLWKILERFDLTRFFDAVVISGELGLRKPHPKIFKEALELLEVKASEAVFVGDSLKADINGAKNMGLKTILVENIGLRKNPYATANELDPFPIKPDIAIPNLKDLAKTLENWAYSAFP; from the coding sequence ATGCAGTTCAAAGCCGTAATCTTTGACCTCGGTGACACACTAATATTAACTGACCGATGGGACTATGACAAATGCTTGGCAAGACTTGTGAAGAGCCTGCAAAACGACAATGTAAAACTCTCAGCCTCATCTGAGCAGTTTAGACGTGTTTACTTTGAAGTTCGCCACCAAATGTACATTAGATCTGAACAATCCCTCAAAGAAGTAGATTTTCGCCTACGAATCGCTGAGACACTGAAAAAGTTCAACCACAATTTTACTCACGAAAGTCCTACAGTGACGCGAGCCGTAGAAGCTTTTCTTGAAGCCTTTATCGAAGACGTAAGGATGGAAGCTCACATACGACCATTACTCACTCAACTAAAGAAAAAATCCAAACTAGGATTAGTCTCCAATTTTGCCTACGCACCAGGCTTATGGAAGATACTGGAGCGCTTCGACTTAACCAGATTTTTCGACGCAGTGGTGATTTCCGGTGAATTAGGCCTACGCAAACCGCACCCAAAAATCTTCAAAGAAGCACTGGAATTGCTAGAGGTGAAGGCATCAGAAGCAGTTTTCGTGGGCGATTCCTTAAAAGCGGACATTAATGGCGCAAAAAACATGGGACTCAAGACAATCTTAGTTGAAAACATTGGACTTCGAAAGAACCCATACGCAACCGCAAATGAGCTAGATCCTTTCCCTATAAAACCAGACATAGCAATTCCAAATCTGAAGGATTTAGCTAAAACCCTAGAGAATTGGGCGTACTCAGCATTTCCTTGA
- a CDS encoding metallophosphoesterase, with protein MKLIGLISDTHIPARAKAIPNKVFKIFQDASLIIHAGDLTRLSVLEELEQMTPVFAVHGNMDTRDVKEKLPVINSVDVYDWKIGMTHSLNYFFRTNRFKDIVEKRGFHVFVSGHTHRPSVKYKDGMLLINPGSPTNPISPFLTKPSVALLKITRKEIEPEIISL; from the coding sequence TTGAAACTCATAGGCTTAATCTCGGATACTCATATTCCAGCTCGTGCAAAAGCAATACCAAACAAGGTTTTCAAAATCTTCCAAGACGCCAGTTTGATTATTCACGCCGGAGACTTAACGAGGCTAAGTGTTTTAGAGGAATTGGAGCAAATGACGCCTGTCTTCGCCGTGCATGGCAACATGGACACAAGAGATGTAAAGGAGAAATTACCTGTGATAAATTCTGTTGATGTTTATGACTGGAAAATTGGAATGACACACAGTCTAAACTATTTCTTCCGAACAAACAGATTTAAAGACATAGTCGAAAAGCGAGGTTTCCACGTTTTCGTATCAGGTCACACTCATCGGCCAAGTGTGAAATATAAAGATGGCATGTTACTCATTAACCCTGGCAGCCCCACAAATCCCATTTCACCATTTTTAACCAAACCCTCTGTCGCGTTATTGAAAATAACTAGGAAAGAAATTGAGCCAGAAATTATAAGCCTCTGA
- a CDS encoding DUF3795 domain-containing protein, with amino-acid sequence MATTDLANLVGHCGLHCNACGIRQGKIKNAVDDLHKIITVYGFDKAMPELANWEPTFKHYNEFSQVMNGLVKMFGYCPGCLQGGGDPNCKVRSCAEQKGYRTCAECNEVESCGPLAPYRKGYGLAAALQSIKQNGIGKYAEEMQKKVDEGYSYLEERK; translated from the coding sequence ATGGCCACAACAGATCTAGCCAACCTTGTCGGTCACTGCGGCCTCCACTGCAACGCCTGCGGGATTCGTCAAGGAAAAATAAAAAATGCTGTCGATGACCTACACAAAATTATTACTGTTTATGGCTTCGACAAAGCCATGCCAGAACTCGCTAACTGGGAACCAACTTTCAAACACTACAACGAATTCAGCCAAGTCATGAATGGCTTAGTCAAAATGTTTGGCTACTGCCCTGGCTGTCTTCAAGGCGGCGGAGACCCAAACTGCAAAGTAAGATCATGTGCAGAACAAAAGGGTTATCGCACCTGCGCCGAATGCAATGAAGTTGAATCATGTGGACCCTTAGCTCCTTATCGAAAAGGCTACGGACTTGCAGCAGCACTCCAAAGCATCAAACAAAACGGTATTGGAAAATACGCTGAGGAAATGCAGAAAAAAGTAGACGAAGGGTACAGCTACTTGGAAGAACGCAAATAG